Proteins from a single region of Corynebacterium casei LMG S-19264:
- a CDS encoding NRAMP family divalent metal transporter produces MAGAMFLMATSAIGPGFLTQTSVFTVQMGAALAFAILLSIIVDIAIQLNVWRVLCVSGMRANELGNTVLPGLGWFLAILVFIGGVVFNIGNIAGSGLGLNAMLGIDARIGGVISAAIAIFIFLSKKAGIALDRIVAVLGAIMILLMLYVAIVSQPPVGEALKNTVMPEEIDFFVITTLIGGTVGGYITFAGAHRLIDSGLSGPEHVKDITTTSVMGIIITGIMRVLLFLAVLGVVSTGVALSEDNTAADAFFHAAGEFGLRAFGVVLFAAGLSSVIGASYTSITFVTTQKVAPRTRNFLTVGFVIGCTILFFILNSAPQKLLIFAGAFNGIILPIAFAMVMWVAFRRPDLLQGVKHPKWLLVAGALALILEIYIGVKAFSGIVNMWA; encoded by the coding sequence ATGGCAGGTGCCATGTTCCTCATGGCTACCTCCGCTATTGGTCCGGGCTTTTTGACCCAGACTTCAGTCTTTACCGTCCAGATGGGCGCGGCTCTCGCATTCGCGATTTTGCTGAGCATCATCGTGGATATCGCAATCCAGCTCAACGTCTGGCGCGTTCTGTGTGTCTCCGGCATGCGCGCCAACGAGCTTGGTAACACCGTTCTGCCGGGCTTGGGATGGTTCCTCGCCATTCTGGTTTTCATTGGCGGAGTGGTCTTTAACATCGGCAATATCGCGGGTTCGGGTCTCGGCCTGAACGCGATGCTTGGTATCGATGCACGTATCGGCGGTGTTATCTCCGCTGCCATCGCAATCTTTATCTTCTTGTCCAAGAAGGCCGGTATCGCACTGGACCGTATCGTCGCGGTGCTTGGCGCCATCATGATTCTGCTGATGCTCTACGTGGCAATTGTGTCCCAGCCACCAGTGGGCGAAGCATTGAAGAACACCGTGATGCCGGAAGAGATTGACTTCTTTGTCATCACCACCTTGATCGGTGGCACCGTCGGCGGCTACATCACCTTCGCTGGCGCCCACCGCCTGATTGACTCTGGCCTGTCCGGCCCAGAGCACGTCAAGGACATCACCACGACCTCTGTCATGGGCATTATCATCACCGGCATCATGCGCGTGCTGCTGTTCCTGGCGGTACTGGGTGTTGTTTCCACTGGCGTGGCACTGTCTGAAGACAACACCGCGGCGGATGCATTCTTCCACGCTGCTGGCGAGTTCGGGCTCCGCGCATTCGGCGTAGTTCTCTTCGCCGCTGGTCTGTCTTCTGTCATCGGTGCTTCTTACACCTCCATCACCTTTGTGACCACGCAGAAGGTTGCCCCGCGTACCCGCAACTTCCTCACCGTCGGCTTCGTCATTGGCTGTACTATCTTGTTCTTCATCTTGAACTCCGCGCCACAGAAGCTGCTCATCTTCGCAGGTGCATTCAACGGCATCATCTTGCCAATCGCATTCGCCATGGTGATGTGGGTGGCCTTCCGTCGCCCTGACCTGCTCCAAGGTGTTAAGCACCCGAAGTGGCTGCTGGTTGCTGGTGCCCTGGCTCTTATCCTGGAGATTTACATTGGCGTTAAGGCCTTCTCCGGTATCGTGAACATGTGGGCATAG
- a CDS encoding acetyl/propionyl/methylcrotonyl-CoA carboxylase subunit alpha, which yields MTIKTILIANRGEIAVRIARVARDLGIKSVAIYSEADAGALHTQVADEAYALTGNSASDTYMNVPALLDIAARAGADAVHPGYGFLSENADFARAVSDAGMIWVGPQPEAIELLGDKIAARRVAEEVGAPLAPGTSDPIDDWQEAREFAEEHGLPIAIKAAYGGGGRGLKVVDNLDDIEEAFNSAGREAMEAFGRAECYVEKFLTHPRHVEAQVLADTHGNVAVLGTRDCSTQRRFQKLIEEAPAPDLTEKQRNGIIEGARAICSKVNYTGAGTVEFIVSEDGTISFLEVNTRVQVEHPVTEAVTGVDIIAEQIRIAAGEPMSFSEDPTSNGHAFEFRINAEDILNGFAPCPGTIVSFEPPTGPGIRVDTAVHSGSIIPPYYDSLIAKLIVWGPTRDVALSRAKYALREFNIAGVRTVLPFHRDMMEETALTGEKLGVFTDWVDHNYRPSASNQVDKVEAIYAQRHNVAVEIGGKLINVGVPVEFFNSTASSGSAAPTSAAKDSDAASSDDGAVTSPFEANLVAWKVSDGESVAEGEAIATVEAMKMESAVKAPRTGTITLLAKEGDRLETSTVIATIE from the coding sequence ATGACCATTAAGACCATCCTCATTGCTAACCGCGGTGAAATCGCCGTCCGTATTGCCCGCGTAGCGCGTGATCTTGGCATCAAGTCCGTTGCTATTTACTCCGAAGCAGACGCTGGCGCGCTGCACACCCAGGTCGCCGATGAAGCGTATGCGCTCACCGGCAACTCGGCCTCCGATACTTACATGAACGTTCCTGCGCTGCTGGACATCGCGGCGCGCGCCGGCGCGGATGCCGTGCACCCTGGTTACGGCTTCCTTTCTGAAAACGCCGATTTCGCCCGCGCGGTCAGTGACGCCGGCATGATCTGGGTTGGTCCGCAGCCTGAGGCAATTGAGCTGCTCGGCGATAAGATTGCTGCGCGCCGCGTGGCCGAAGAAGTCGGCGCGCCACTGGCACCGGGCACCTCTGACCCCATCGATGATTGGCAAGAAGCCCGCGAGTTCGCCGAAGAACACGGTCTGCCTATCGCGATTAAGGCTGCTTATGGCGGCGGCGGCCGCGGCCTCAAAGTGGTTGATAACCTCGACGACATTGAAGAGGCCTTCAACTCCGCTGGCCGTGAAGCCATGGAAGCTTTTGGCCGCGCCGAATGCTACGTGGAAAAGTTCCTGACCCATCCACGCCATGTTGAGGCGCAAGTGCTTGCCGATACCCACGGCAACGTCGCAGTCCTCGGCACCCGCGACTGCTCCACCCAGCGCCGCTTCCAAAAACTTATCGAGGAAGCGCCCGCACCAGACCTGACTGAAAAGCAGCGCAACGGCATCATCGAAGGTGCTCGCGCTATTTGCTCCAAGGTCAACTACACCGGCGCCGGCACCGTCGAGTTTATCGTGTCCGAAGACGGCACCATTTCCTTCCTGGAAGTCAACACCCGCGTGCAGGTTGAGCACCCTGTGACCGAAGCTGTCACTGGCGTGGACATCATCGCGGAACAGATTCGTATCGCTGCAGGCGAGCCCATGTCCTTTAGCGAAGACCCAACCTCCAACGGTCACGCCTTCGAGTTCCGTATCAACGCCGAAGACATCCTCAATGGTTTTGCGCCGTGCCCAGGAACCATCGTCAGCTTCGAGCCACCAACCGGCCCGGGCATTCGCGTGGATACTGCGGTGCATTCTGGTTCGATCATCCCGCCATACTATGACTCGCTTATCGCCAAACTCATTGTGTGGGGCCCAACCCGCGACGTAGCCCTGTCGCGTGCGAAGTATGCCTTGCGCGAATTCAACATCGCCGGCGTGCGCACCGTGCTGCCATTCCACCGCGACATGATGGAAGAAACCGCCCTGACCGGTGAAAAACTCGGCGTATTCACCGACTGGGTGGACCACAACTACCGCCCATCTGCTTCCAATCAGGTGGACAAGGTTGAGGCAATCTACGCCCAGCGCCACAACGTTGCTGTAGAAATCGGCGGCAAGCTCATCAACGTTGGCGTGCCGGTGGAATTCTTCAACTCCACTGCGTCCTCCGGTTCCGCGGCACCAACGTCCGCCGCGAAGGATTCCGATGCAGCAAGCTCCGATGACGGCGCTGTCACCTCACCTTTCGAGGCCAACCTCGTAGCCTGGAAAGTCTCCGACGGCGAATCCGTTGCTGAAGGCGAGGCGATTGCAACCGTAGAAGCAATGAAGATGGAATCCGCCGTCAAGGCACCTCGCACCGGCACCATCACGTTGCTGGCCAAAGAAGGCGACCGCCTTGAAACCTCCACGGTGATTGCAACCATCGAGTAG
- a CDS encoding 5-oxoprolinase subunit B/C family protein: MQIHPVGTRALLIDLDGLTQVMDYHAALTAQPLKNQVDCIAAATTVLLTFETPDSARHAAQFLQDFTPGAAKATEARTVEIDVLYDGEDIDEVAEHLGISREALIEWHTSTEWTAAFGGFAPGFSYCAPADPADARSIPRRANPRTAVPAGAVAIAGDFSAVYPRQSPGGWQLLGTTNTPMWDSAAEPPALVQPGDRVRYRAVNELPEIYDADSTAKRSPARLPRMEVLDAGLLTLFQDLGRPGFGDLGVTPSGAADRASAATANIAVGNPRQATVLENIGGMELRALSDTVVCVTGAAARVSLDTMPVQLARPVLVTAGQTVRIEAAEYGMRNYVAIRGGLIADSELGSSSTDVLSGLGPAPVAVGDILGVLPRSSGMTDGQLSNPLRVSQTEDGRTVATLRCVLGPRDDWFGESVHSFLDTEWTVSAHSNRVGLRLESDTTVERVVDGELPSEGMVAGSVQIPPNGKPVLFLRDHAVTGGYPVVATVLEEDIDIAAQLPPGATVCFEVKGNTHDH, encoded by the coding sequence ATGCAGATCCATCCCGTTGGAACCCGCGCGCTGCTCATCGATCTTGATGGGCTCACCCAGGTCATGGACTACCACGCCGCCCTGACCGCGCAGCCGTTGAAGAACCAGGTGGACTGCATCGCTGCAGCCACCACGGTGCTGCTCACCTTCGAAACCCCAGATTCCGCACGTCATGCTGCGCAGTTCCTACAAGACTTCACCCCGGGTGCGGCCAAGGCCACGGAAGCACGCACCGTAGAAATCGACGTGCTCTATGACGGCGAAGACATCGATGAAGTCGCTGAACACCTAGGAATCTCCCGCGAAGCCCTCATCGAGTGGCATACCTCCACGGAGTGGACCGCCGCATTCGGCGGTTTCGCCCCTGGCTTTAGCTACTGCGCACCAGCAGATCCTGCCGATGCGCGCTCAATCCCCCGGCGCGCCAACCCGCGCACCGCAGTCCCAGCAGGAGCCGTGGCCATCGCGGGTGACTTCTCCGCGGTCTACCCACGGCAGTCACCTGGTGGCTGGCAGCTTCTGGGCACCACCAACACCCCGATGTGGGATTCGGCAGCCGAGCCACCCGCGCTAGTTCAACCAGGTGACCGCGTGCGCTATCGCGCAGTCAATGAGCTGCCGGAAATCTATGACGCTGATTCCACCGCCAAGCGCTCCCCGGCGCGCCTGCCGCGCATGGAAGTTCTCGACGCAGGCTTGCTCACCTTGTTCCAGGACCTAGGCCGCCCAGGTTTCGGCGACTTGGGTGTGACACCGTCGGGTGCGGCCGATAGGGCATCGGCAGCGACCGCCAACATCGCGGTGGGCAATCCGCGCCAGGCAACCGTGTTGGAAAACATCGGTGGCATGGAGTTGCGCGCACTTAGTGACACGGTTGTGTGCGTCACCGGTGCCGCTGCCCGGGTAAGCCTTGACACCATGCCTGTACAACTAGCGCGCCCAGTGCTGGTAACCGCTGGCCAAACCGTGCGCATCGAGGCTGCCGAATACGGCATGCGCAACTACGTTGCTATCCGCGGCGGACTCATCGCGGATTCTGAGCTCGGCTCTTCTTCCACGGATGTGCTTTCCGGTCTGGGTCCTGCACCGGTTGCCGTCGGCGACATCCTCGGCGTGCTACCGCGCTCCTCCGGAATGACCGACGGCCAACTGAGCAACCCGCTGCGCGTCAGCCAGACCGAAGATGGCCGTACCGTTGCCACTCTGCGCTGCGTGCTTGGCCCGCGCGATGACTGGTTTGGCGAAAGTGTGCACAGCTTCCTGGACACTGAGTGGACGGTGAGCGCACATTCCAACCGCGTCGGACTGCGCCTTGAATCCGACACCACCGTGGAACGCGTCGTCGACGGCGAATTGCCATCAGAGGGCATGGTTGCCGGTTCCGTTCAGATTCCGCCCAATGGCAAACCCGTGCTCTTTCTGCGCGACCACGCCGTCACCGGCGGCTACCCAGTGGTGGCCACCGTATTAGAAGAAGATATTGATATCGCAGCCCAGCTCCCACCAGGAGCTACCGTGTGCTTTGAAGTTAAGGGAAACACTCATGACCATTAA
- a CDS encoding histidine phosphatase family protein: MTGRIILLRHGQTFSNVERLLDTRPPGAELTERGREQATDVGIELAHLVAAGDGEKGRLRGIISSVALRAQQTSMLAARSFERTADLPEFTVDVDVRTGIHEVFTGEYEMSNSEDAHRGYSTALRGWLAGDAEACCPGGETYRDVLARYQSVLENVAARLGDDDDVVVVSHGAAIRLVATHASNNIDGDFAFTGYLQNCRFVVLEPRGEEFGQWTVTRWADTEVD, translated from the coding sequence ATGACTGGACGAATCATCTTGCTGCGCCACGGCCAAACCTTTTCCAATGTTGAACGCTTGCTGGATACTCGTCCACCCGGTGCTGAACTGACTGAACGCGGCCGCGAACAGGCCACAGATGTGGGCATTGAATTAGCTCACCTGGTTGCCGCTGGCGACGGTGAGAAGGGGCGTCTGCGCGGAATCATTAGCTCGGTGGCGCTGCGCGCCCAGCAGACCTCGATGTTGGCAGCGCGGTCTTTTGAGCGAACCGCTGACTTGCCGGAGTTTACCGTGGATGTTGATGTGCGCACCGGAATTCATGAGGTCTTCACCGGCGAATATGAGATGAGCAATTCTGAAGATGCTCACCGTGGGTATTCCACCGCGCTGCGCGGCTGGCTGGCCGGCGACGCTGAGGCCTGCTGCCCGGGTGGTGAAACCTACCGGGATGTGCTGGCGCGCTACCAGTCGGTTCTGGAAAATGTCGCGGCAAGACTGGGCGATGACGATGATGTCGTGGTGGTCTCCCACGGCGCCGCCATCCGGCTAGTGGCAACGCACGCGTCCAACAATATTGACGGGGACTTCGCGTTCACCGGTTACCTGCAAAACTGCCGCTTTGTGGTGCTCGAACCGCGCGGTGAAGAATTCGGCCAATGGACCGTCACCCGCTGGGCTGACACCGAGGTGGACTAG
- a CDS encoding putative hydro-lyase has protein sequence MKPFEMTAADVRKLARAENLTTTSGYAAGYMQANLLAVPKEYAFDFLLFAQRNPKSCPIVGVLEAGEYESALLPDSDIRTDIPAYRIFKDGELVDSVTDATPYWGEDMVAFLIGCSFTFETALVENGIKLEHIEQDRNVAMYRTSTPTTPAGVFSGPQVVSMRPIPADRVADAVRITSRYPSVHGAPVHIGNPEAIGITDLSQPDFGEPVEIPEGHIPVFWACGVTPQAVVMNSRPHLAITHEPGKMLVTDARDLEYQVP, from the coding sequence ATGAAACCTTTTGAAATGACTGCAGCTGACGTGCGCAAACTCGCCCGGGCTGAGAACTTGACCACGACCTCGGGCTACGCCGCAGGCTATATGCAAGCCAACCTGCTGGCGGTGCCGAAAGAGTATGCGTTTGATTTTCTGCTCTTCGCGCAGCGCAACCCCAAGTCCTGTCCCATCGTCGGCGTGCTGGAAGCTGGTGAGTATGAATCCGCACTATTGCCCGACAGTGACATTCGCACGGATATCCCGGCCTACCGCATCTTCAAAGACGGCGAGCTGGTGGACTCAGTCACGGATGCCACGCCGTACTGGGGCGAGGACATGGTCGCGTTCTTGATTGGTTGCTCGTTTACTTTTGAGACCGCGCTGGTTGAAAACGGCATCAAGCTCGAGCACATTGAGCAAGACCGCAACGTGGCGATGTATCGCACGAGCACGCCAACCACCCCGGCCGGTGTGTTCTCCGGGCCGCAGGTAGTCTCCATGCGTCCTATCCCCGCTGACCGCGTGGCGGATGCGGTGCGGATTACCTCCCGCTACCCGTCAGTGCACGGCGCGCCGGTGCACATTGGTAACCCGGAAGCCATTGGAATTACAGATCTTTCACAGCCTGACTTCGGTGAGCCGGTAGAGATTCCCGAAGGCCACATCCCAGTGTTCTGGGCGTGTGGAGTTACCCCACAGGCAGTGGTGATGAATTCACGCCCGCACCTGGCTATCACGCATGAGCCAGGAAAGATGCTGGTAACTGACGCCCGGGACTTGGAATACCAAGTGCCTTAG
- a CDS encoding LamB/YcsF family protein: protein MASVYIDLNADLGETTAGNPVADDKAMLEMVSSANVATGFHAGDPHSIAGTLKAAAAAGVTVGAHPGYNDPAAFGRRFIDYDPAELADEVTYQIGALDALARANGTKISYVKPHGAMYNTIVHHTAQAEAVIAGIKAFGDLPVMLLPGGVAVDVAEKAGLTVIREAFADRNYNPDGTLVSRREAHAVLHDPADVVARVLEVAESGSVTAADGSVLKVDAQSVCTHGDSPGSVNLLREVVAELGRRNIEIRSFA from the coding sequence ATGGCTTCGGTGTACATTGATCTGAACGCTGACTTAGGCGAAACCACCGCGGGCAACCCTGTTGCCGATGATAAAGCGATGTTGGAGATGGTCTCCTCCGCCAACGTGGCCACTGGCTTTCACGCGGGTGACCCGCACTCAATCGCGGGCACACTCAAGGCTGCGGCTGCTGCTGGTGTGACCGTGGGCGCGCACCCTGGATACAACGATCCAGCAGCTTTCGGTCGTCGCTTCATTGATTATGATCCGGCAGAGCTTGCCGATGAAGTCACCTACCAAATCGGTGCCCTAGACGCCCTCGCGCGTGCAAATGGCACCAAGATTTCCTACGTCAAACCGCACGGCGCGATGTACAACACCATCGTGCACCACACCGCGCAGGCCGAGGCGGTCATCGCTGGCATCAAAGCCTTCGGGGACTTGCCAGTGATGCTGCTGCCAGGTGGCGTGGCTGTCGATGTCGCAGAAAAAGCTGGTCTGACAGTCATCCGCGAAGCTTTCGCGGACCGCAATTACAACCCGGACGGCACGTTGGTGAGCCGCCGTGAAGCGCATGCAGTTTTGCACGATCCGGCAGATGTTGTCGCGCGTGTTTTGGAGGTCGCCGAGTCCGGCTCAGTCACCGCTGCTGACGGCAGCGTCCTGAAAGTCGATGCCCAATCGGTGTGCACGCACGGTGACTCCCCAGGGTCCGTCAACCTGCTGCGCGAGGTTGTCGCTGAGCTGGGCCGTCGCAACATCGAGATCCGGAGCTTCGCCTAA
- a CDS encoding amidase, translating into MDSRFSLKQLARDLSSLTPQEHGFTYIDTSRRPKATGRLSGWILSAKDLNDVAGMPTSLGAKHRAYNAETTDATIAALEDQGALIVGKSSTPELGLRVDTEPVDMPHPENPLHPGATPGGSSGGAAVQVARGLLRAAHGSDGGGSLRVPAAACGVVGFKQSGTDLGVSGFITRTVADAAFLHDITPRPAPARVGVLKQPLFAHTRVDPRHLRAVDEATSQLSAAGYPVQEIAPYPTADVTFESFRHIFTSRLAGMDAGEGYFEWVRQQGLKVSERMLADALRHTNGLPRLLADCWQVDAIITPMLAYTPPQIGTFLALDHEENFMEQTRWSPWGSLFNVAQLPAISVPWSISPGVSTPQARTPQAAQTPVGVQVGSVTLNDAQLLHLASVLHV; encoded by the coding sequence ATGGATTCCAGGTTTAGCCTTAAGCAATTGGCACGCGATTTATCGTCGCTCACGCCGCAAGAACACGGCTTTACCTACATTGATACCTCCCGCCGCCCGAAGGCTACCGGCCGGTTGTCGGGGTGGATATTATCCGCGAAAGACCTGAATGATGTCGCCGGCATGCCCACCTCACTGGGCGCCAAGCACCGCGCGTATAACGCAGAGACTACCGATGCCACCATCGCCGCCTTGGAAGACCAGGGCGCGCTGATTGTGGGTAAATCTTCCACCCCGGAGCTTGGCCTGCGCGTAGATACGGAGCCGGTGGATATGCCGCATCCGGAAAATCCCTTGCATCCCGGCGCCACGCCTGGCGGGTCTTCCGGTGGCGCCGCGGTGCAGGTGGCGCGGGGTTTGTTGCGGGCGGCGCATGGTTCCGATGGTGGCGGTTCGCTGCGTGTTCCGGCCGCGGCGTGTGGCGTGGTGGGCTTCAAGCAGTCCGGCACGGATCTGGGCGTTTCGGGCTTTATCACCCGCACGGTTGCTGATGCCGCCTTCCTCCACGACATCACCCCGCGTCCCGCGCCTGCGCGCGTTGGTGTGCTCAAGCAGCCGCTTTTCGCGCACACTCGCGTCGACCCGCGGCATTTGCGCGCGGTGGATGAGGCGACGTCCCAGCTTTCTGCCGCGGGCTATCCGGTGCAGGAGATTGCGCCTTATCCCACCGCCGATGTGACCTTTGAGTCTTTCCGCCACATTTTCACCTCCCGCCTGGCGGGCATGGATGCCGGTGAGGGCTATTTCGAGTGGGTGCGGCAGCAGGGGTTAAAGGTTTCAGAGCGCATGCTTGCCGATGCCCTCCGCCACACCAACGGCCTCCCCCGCCTTTTGGCAGACTGCTGGCAAGTCGATGCGATTATCACCCCGATGCTGGCCTATACCCCGCCGCAGATTGGCACCTTCTTGGCGCTGGACCACGAAGAGAACTTTATGGAGCAAACGCGGTGGTCGCCGTGGGGTTCGCTGTTTAATGTTGCGCAGCTACCCGCGATTTCAGTGCCGTGGTCCATATCCCCCGGTGTGAGCACTCCGCAGGCGCGAACACCCCAGGCTGCGCAAACACCCGTGGGTGTTCAAGTAGGCTCAGTGACGTTAAATGATGCACAGCTTCTTCACCTCGCGTCTGTCCTTCACGTCTAA
- a CDS encoding CPBP family intramembrane glutamic endopeptidase: protein MSVSQSPQRIRAEILIVLAITFGISGVRAILRLVDSLLDPAPLNEQSVTLNAPQSDLAWLDIALQLCSAGVLFAYGSLALFLLAGSGIRLQLPKLSDVGWGAALAALIGIPGLVLYVSAVHLGLSKEVIPTAFDNAWVEAPALLLWSGANAFGEEIVVVMWLMNRLKHLGWSLPAVIGASSLLRGSYHLYQGVSAGFGNIIMGVVFCYFYHRTGRVWPLVIAHFLIDAVAFVGYSLLGDLSLFGL, encoded by the coding sequence ATGAGCGTTTCGCAGTCCCCGCAGCGCATCCGCGCGGAGATTCTCATAGTTTTGGCCATTACTTTTGGCATCTCTGGTGTGCGCGCAATTTTGCGCCTGGTGGATTCGTTGTTGGATCCGGCGCCGTTGAATGAACAAAGCGTGACGCTCAATGCACCGCAGTCGGACTTGGCGTGGCTGGATATCGCGCTGCAGCTATGCTCCGCCGGGGTGCTGTTCGCTTATGGTTCACTCGCTTTGTTCTTGCTCGCTGGCTCTGGAATCCGCTTGCAGCTGCCGAAGCTCAGCGATGTTGGCTGGGGTGCCGCGTTGGCCGCACTCATTGGCATTCCGGGCCTGGTCTTGTATGTCTCCGCCGTGCACTTGGGCTTGTCAAAGGAAGTTATCCCCACTGCTTTTGATAATGCGTGGGTGGAAGCCCCCGCGTTGCTTTTGTGGTCTGGTGCCAATGCCTTCGGTGAAGAAATAGTGGTGGTCATGTGGTTGATGAATCGCCTCAAGCACCTGGGCTGGTCACTTCCTGCGGTTATCGGGGCATCATCGCTGCTGCGCGGCTCCTACCACCTGTACCAGGGCGTATCAGCTGGGTTCGGCAACATCATCATGGGTGTTGTCTTTTGCTACTTCTACCACCGCACCGGGCGGGTATGGCCGCTAGTTATCGCGCATTTTCTCATCGATGCCGTCGCATTCGTCGGATACTCTTTGCTCGGAGATCTCTCCCTGTTTGGTCTGTAA
- a CDS encoding GntR family transcriptional regulator — MLSQSVASAIRDAISAGEFQPGQQLSEVKAAERFECSRNTLREAFTELTSERLVERIPNRGVFIATPDTDYVKDLYLARMALEHAGVLWGDFPAADRLIELAASARRFSESRDDQAVSSINQRFHRALVASLGSETLDEQMSSLLARMRLTFLLALPHLPNIHNEHIENNVRLATLIAAGRREEAATVSRDSLLKAYNSIRFVL; from the coding sequence ATGCTTTCTCAGTCCGTGGCATCCGCTATCAGGGATGCAATCTCCGCTGGTGAGTTCCAGCCCGGTCAGCAACTTAGTGAAGTCAAGGCCGCGGAACGCTTTGAATGCTCCCGCAATACCCTGCGGGAAGCATTTACTGAACTAACGTCTGAGCGCCTGGTGGAGCGCATCCCCAACCGCGGGGTTTTCATCGCCACCCCGGACACGGACTATGTCAAAGACCTGTACCTCGCGCGCATGGCGCTCGAGCACGCCGGTGTGCTGTGGGGTGATTTCCCCGCCGCCGACCGTCTCATTGAGCTGGCCGCTTCCGCGCGTCGATTTTCCGAAAGCCGCGATGACCAAGCTGTATCCAGCATCAATCAGCGCTTCCACCGCGCGCTGGTGGCGTCGCTGGGCTCAGAGACTCTCGATGAACAGATGTCCAGCCTTCTCGCGCGCATGCGCCTGACCTTCTTGCTTGCGCTGCCGCATCTTCCGAATATTCATAACGAGCACATTGAGAACAACGTTCGCCTGGCCACGCTCATTGCTGCCGGACGACGCGAAGAGGCTGCCACGGTTTCCCGTGACAGCCTCCTCAAGGCGTATAACTCAATTCGCTTCGTGCTCTAA
- the pheA gene encoding prephenate dehydratase → MTSTVAYLGPAGTFTEAALVAFGEMGAVNDIEKLPVNSPSEAFKAVREGRAEFACVAIENSVDGAVTNTFDAFTEGEPLQVYREVDLEVAFAIMVKKGLKLADVSTIATHPVAYQQVRGWLAENIPDVKFQPASSNGAAAEAVAHGEVDAAAAPERAAEIFGLDVLASSVADVKGATTRFVLVGKPGKPTPRTGNDRTSVVFTVPHEPGSLASILQEFAYRHVDMLRIESRPTRKKFGTYNFFIDLAGHIEDEPLSEALRALWLRTENLRFIGSWPSADQSGPKLDTTEFDKATAWVAKVREGH, encoded by the coding sequence ATGACTTCAACCGTGGCTTATCTGGGACCAGCAGGAACGTTTACTGAAGCAGCTCTGGTTGCTTTTGGGGAGATGGGCGCTGTGAATGATATTGAGAAGCTGCCGGTCAACTCGCCGTCGGAGGCGTTCAAGGCGGTGCGTGAGGGGCGCGCGGAGTTTGCGTGCGTGGCTATTGAGAATTCTGTGGATGGCGCGGTGACTAACACTTTTGATGCTTTTACGGAGGGGGAGCCATTGCAGGTCTACCGCGAGGTGGACTTGGAGGTGGCTTTCGCCATCATGGTGAAAAAGGGCTTAAAGCTTGCCGATGTCTCCACGATCGCCACCCATCCCGTTGCCTACCAGCAAGTCCGTGGCTGGCTGGCGGAGAATATTCCGGATGTGAAGTTCCAGCCGGCGTCATCGAATGGCGCGGCAGCGGAGGCGGTTGCGCACGGGGAAGTGGATGCCGCGGCGGCACCGGAGCGTGCGGCGGAGATCTTTGGGCTGGATGTGTTGGCTAGTTCTGTTGCTGACGTCAAGGGGGCGACCACGCGCTTTGTACTGGTGGGAAAGCCAGGAAAGCCGACCCCGCGCACCGGCAATGACCGCACCTCTGTGGTGTTTACGGTGCCGCACGAGCCGGGTTCTTTGGCGAGTATTCTGCAGGAATTCGCCTACCGCCACGTGGATATGCTGCGCATTGAATCGCGCCCAACGCGCAAGAAATTCGGTACCTATAACTTCTTCATTGACTTGGCTGGGCATATTGAAGACGAGCCGCTGTCGGAGGCGCTGCGCGCATTGTGGCTGCGCACGGAGAACCTGCGTTTTATTGGGTCGTGGCCATCGGCTGACCAGTCGGGGCCGAAGTTGGACACCACGGAGTTTGATAAGGCGACCGCTTGGGTAGCAAAGGTGCGTGAGGGTCACTAG